The genomic stretch GTACTTTGGGGTAATTCTTGTTTTACGACATGCGTCTGCAACGATTTGATTATTTGAGCTATCATTAGTTCCTCCTTGTTTGAATTCATTTATATCTCATCGGTGTCCTGATTATGTTGCTTCTCTATCACCCGTTTACTACTTGCTTCCATTTGCGTTCTTATTATTTCGTTGTTGGTTGTAAATCAATAATCTTTCCGCCGTTAGCCTTACATTGATGTTCTTTCCATTATTAGCTTCATGCATATCTTGTACAGATTTGtatgtctagtaggtgtcttggCCTGGCCTCGTCGCTACTCTACCGatgttaggcttgatacttactgggtatcattgtggtgtactcatgctacgcttctgcatatttttgtacagatccaaGTATTTTGATCGTGCTATTGAGAGTTGCGTCTGCGCGatgaagacttcaaggtatatttgcTTGACgctcgcaggcctcggagtcaccatCGTACTTACTTATGCTACTGTTAAATTATAAATCGAACCAATTAGTATTTAGAAATTCTAGCGTATttcagtagagcttatgactccgtactaccggttttggaaaATATATAACTATTTGCCGTTGAAGTTATATATGTCAATTACTGGTTTATGATTTAATGATTAAATAGTTCAATTCTTTTATTAACTCAGAATGTATTAGGTTTACCTAGTCTTGGAGACTAAGTGTCATCACGACATCTTAAGGTGTGAATTTGGGATAGCGACACATCACGACCCCTTTGGTGGAATTTGGGCCGTGACAATATACTAGAGTGATTAAGAACATTATGATGGGGCTAAGAACCGGATGGGGATTGTGGGAGGAGACTCGAAATACTTTCTATTTGTGATGGGGTTGCACCATGGATCAAATCTTAGCACGCTTTTATTCGCCTAGATGATGGACGTACTTACGCGTCACATTCAAGGGAGGTGTCATAGTACATATTATTTGTAAATGACATAGTACTGTCCGACGAGACACAAGACAATATTAATGCGAGGATAGAGGTTTGGAAATAGACCATAGAGTCAAAATGTTTCAAGTTGAGCAAGACCaaaacagaatacttggagtgcaaattCAATGACATGAGCCATGAAGCGGACGTGGAAGTGAAGCTTGATATTCAAGTTCTTCCTAAGAAAAGAAGTTTTAAATACCTAGGGTTAGTAATTCAAGATAATGGAAAGATTGACAAGGATGTCGTATTGGAACAAGATAGATGAAATAGAGGTTTGTATCCGGTATtttatgtgataagaatgtgccgctTAGATTTAAAGGCaagttctacagagtggtggtTAGACCTACTATGTTGTATGAGAcagagtgttggccagttaagaactTTTGTGTCCAGAAAATGAAAGCAGCAAATATGAAGATGCTGAATGATATGCGGGCATTAGGAGAGATAAGAGTATGAATGATGTTTTTTGGGACATGGTTGGAGTGGCCCctgtggaggacaagatgcgagtATTGAGGTTAAGATGGTATGAGCATGTGAAGAGCAGAGGCACAGATGCCcctgtgaggaggtgtgagaggttgaccttTGTGAGCTTAAAGAGAGGTAGAGATAGGCCTAACAAGTATTGTGGCAAGGTGATTAGGTAAGACATGACGCAATTTCATTTAACGAGgatatgacccttgataggagggtgtggagaTCGATGATTAGACTAAAGGGTTAGTGGGTAGTTGAACATATTACTTTGTCATACCAGAAGCACTAATATTTAGTCTTGTATTTTCTTATTCATAGAGTTATACTTGACTATCTCAGTATGTCGATGTTAGTGTGCTTCTTCTCATTTTTAAGGTCTTCAAAAATAGTTTCAATATCTCCTCGAGCTAGGTATAAGGTCTGAGTATACACTAGATTTTCCGTACCCTGTCTGTGAGATTTTACTTGTTGCAGTGATAAAGAAAGTAAACGGTCACGTAGTGTGAACGAAGCTAATTGGATATTTTGTTTTTATATAATCCAGTCCAAAATAGGCACCTCTCGCTGAGCCTAACTCATCGTTTCAGTCCAGCTCACCTTTTAGTTAGTAGTATCAATCTTCTTGTACTGCACAAACAATGGATTACAAATCACTgaaaatcatacaaaaatcccCAACTTCTCGGGTCTATTACTTGTATCTAAACCGACCCGGCCAATTCAACGCTCTGTCACGTGACTTCTTCACTGAATTCCCCAAAGCCATCTCCTCACTCGATCACAACCCCGATGTCGCCGTCATCATCCTCGCCGGCTCCGGCAAGCACTTCTGTTCCGGCATCGACCTTCAAACACTATCTGACGGTTTCAAAGAAACCCACGCCGCTGATCACGGCCGCAACGTCGTGAAGCTCCGGCGACATATCAAGTTCCTGCAAGAGGCTGTTACTGCCTTAGAGAGTTGCAGTAAGCCGGTAATTGCTGCCGTCCACGGCGCATGTATCGGTGGTTCTATTGACATAATTACGGCGTGTGATATTAGGTATTGTTGTTCTGATTCATTTTTCTCGGTGAAAGAGGTGGATTTAGCAATTACGGCTGATCTCGGGACACTTCAGAGGCTTCCGAGTATTGTTGGGTTTGGGAATGCAATGGAGTTGGCTTTAACTGGTCGCAGGTTTACGGCTTCGGAAGCTAAAGATTTGGGCTTGGTCTCTAAGATTTTTACTTCTAAAGAAGCTTTGATGGAAGGTGTCAACGTTGTTGCCGAGGGTAAGGGTATCGTTTTTCAGTTTTTCTCAAATATTTTTTGTAGTAAAGTTCCATCCTTTTTTCATTTACCTCTTCGCTTCAATATTTCTTGGTTGAAGAAAAAAATTGTTGTTGTTTTAGATTGATGCCTAGTTAAGTTAAGTTATTTTTGAAGACCGTACACTAGACATGTGAAATTTAAGCGCATCATGATATCCGGGAAAAAGGGTTGGCTTCTTACTTTTATGAATTGTACCTCTTAAGTTTTGAAAGGATTGTTAAGAAATCTGTACACTGAAAATAACAGAGTGTACTTGGTAGAGGATACTGCCATTCAACATCTAGGCATCCACAATATTAGCTACTAATAATATGTAAATTTGTTTTGCTTCTCAATAGTGATTCAACTGATACTCCCAGCTTTCCAATTTATGTGCATAGTTTGACTCGACAcgaattttagaaaaaaaaaaacttttgaaacttgttgtCTTAAACATTTCGTAACATTTGTGTGGCTGTGAAGGCTTCTCATTGTGGGTAAAATGGAAAGTTTAaacttcaaactttttccaaatataaaaatgtcgcatttctttttggaacagaccaatAAGGAAAGTGTGTCACAAAAATTGGAGCTGAGGGAGTAACTAATGAGTTTGAGCTTTCGCTCGCACCGACACTAGAAACCATCTATAACTTCATTACACCTCCGGATTTTCAAGGCTATGGTGGGAATCACACTGCCCATCTTATCGCCTTCATGCATAAATGGTTCTGAATCTCACTTGGCAGTTGTCCATTCACAATCCCCCTTCGAAGGCTTCTTCATTTATAAGCTTTTTGCGTCCTCCATGCTTAAGAGGACCCTAATGGATTTGGTGCGAAGCAATAAGGCAAAATGGCATTACTGACATGAAGTTATTTGCTCTTTATCTTTGCGTTAAGATGGGAGTAATTGCTTCCTCCATCATGATAAACTTAGCCACTTGACCACAATTGGATAATTCTTCACTCCTCAGACTTTAAAAATTATTGTAATAGCAAGAATCCAGCACTAGCTATTAGTTCTCATTCAATTGTTTTTTGATTGTTCTCGTTCAATGTTTCCTCTACGATATTAGCTTTATTGGCATGATCTTACGAGCTGGGGGCCTGGAACTTTGTAGCGAATGTTAATATCAACCACTTGACGTCCATCCGATGCATCTGTTATGTTTATAGCGGATGTTGGAATCATTGATTGAAGCATTTTTGACCGTTTATATTAGCTTTATTTATAGGATAAATAGTCACTGATAGAACTTTTATATTCAgacttcttttcccatttttcttcTTGTATTCTAGTCTTTGACTTATTCAATGTAAACATCTTTCTCTTATGGCTGAGGGCTTATAGTAGTTTCTCACTATCCTAATTAGCGTGACCTCAAGTTCTTTTCCTGCAAGTTGGAACGGTTTACTTGTGTATGATCAGTAGTTTGAATGTCTGAAGAGAGACGGATAAAAGTGTAATCGTTTCCATTTCTTATTATCTTTGGAGCAAATTGACCTTCAGTTTACTAGCATCTTACACATGCTTACTCTTCACGTGGAGATTGTGTTACAATCTGCCAAGTTGGGCTTTCTGTAATTGCGATGTCAGGTTGACCACCTACACCACTACCATTAATAAAAGGTCTTTGTGGATTACTGTTTGCATCATAATACATCAGCTCTGTTTGCATCATAATACATCAGCTCTGTTTGCATCATAATACATCAACTCTAGAGAGAGGGAAGATACTCTCCAGATTCGACCATAGTTTTAACATATGCAGCACAAAGACAACTGCTCAGCTCTGTTGCAAGCATTTCCCTACTAGAGGCAACTTTATTTTCTAGAGCTATTTGACAAACCATATCTGTATCCATGGCTTATTATTCACGTTATGTATCACTTGAATTCACATCAAAAGAGCACAAAAAGTATGTGTACCTGCTTGAATTCCTACGTCATATGGAACAATGCAAGTGTTATTCTGGCCTAGGCTCACTTTGGAGCAGCTTTAGCTATTTAGGTTAAGCTTCATCTTCTCCTCCGACCAGAACCTTTTACAAGTTTATGAGTACAACTGGGCAATTCTTATTATAATATTGGACTGCGATGAGCTTAAATGAAGCAACACGGAcaatgaggattcatatagccttGACGTCTAATTGATGCATAGCTGCTGTTGTTGTATGAGTATAACTTGACCCTGCATCTCTCATTTGGGAAATAGTAAGTTAAACTTTTGATTCAGCGCTTTACTTAATCTCATGCTTGAGTGATGAGAATCGACACTGACACACTTGTGCAAAGTTGTGGGGAGTGTTCCTGAGTCTAACATTCAAAAAGGCATGTAGGTAAGGCTCGATCACCCATGTCTCTTTGATTGTTTAACCTGTCAACATAAAAGCATTGACTTCTGAATGATCTACTTTTATATGTTTTTTGGTGAAACTTTATTGATTTGTCACTGCTGAAGAAGATAGTTGGAATTAGCTTTTGGATTCACAAGGGTCTTTGTGAGATAAAACAGTAAAACAAGGGACGCAAAATGTGATTTGCCATATCTGTTTCATAtgaaatttttataaaaatgggGAATTGAAGATTGAAAAAGTTAAAGTCGAACAAACTAGAGATCCAAGGCGATTCAGATCTTCTATCCTACTTTCTTTCCTTCTCCGTGTATACTACTGACATTGGTTTAATATGGTAGTCTGTGTCAGTTAACTTATGCCTTTCTCAAATCTAATGCAGGCGGTCTTCAATTAGAAAACACTTATGTCTGGAATTACGCTGCCTTCTTTACCTGAAATGGAAGGTCATAGGACCTTGGCATACCATGGTGTGTGGCAGAGATTTGAACTGGTGTCATTAGTATATATCTTTGCATATCTGATTTTGTTCCTTGCTTAAGTAAAATGCGAGCTGTCAGTCAAGTTCTTATAAAATAGGTTATTCATCCACTCAATTGTTTCCACCATGAGCTTTTGGTAACTTACCAGGCCTTTTACTAAGTAGTTTATTTCTTGTGTCTCCTCCTCAATTCTCTCTGGCATTGGTGAATTAGTTCTTTTAGCTGCGTAGTTCTTGCTTTCTTGGAATTGATATTGGTATCTTATGCATAATTACTGTGACATTGATCTTTTACAATTCTTGGCCAAAAAGAAATATTTATATGTACTGGTGGATTTTATATTGTCAAAGTTTCTTGCTTTCTTGGAATTGATATTGGTATCTTGTGCATAATTACTGTGACATTGATCTTTTACCGTACTTGGCCAAAAGAAATATTTATATGTACTGGTGGATTTTGCAGTATTTGTGGTTCTTCATCAAAGAGGAGGGTTTGAAAGCATTGCTGGCTAATATGTTATTGATACTTTTTCTTAAATGCAGAAATAGCTGCAAAGTCTCCACTCGCTGTTATTGGAACAAAAGCCGTGTTGCTGAAAAGTAGGGATTTGACAGTGGAACAAGGCCTAGATTATGTTGCCACATGGAATTCTGGTGTACTTTTATCAGATGACTTGAAAGAAGCAATTTCAGCACATAATGAGAAAAGAAAACCTAGATTTGCCAAACTCTAGTTTGGTAAATGATGACACTGATGGAGTTTGAAAGGGTTAATTGATCTGCATATGACTGAATAAGACTGTCTGTTGGTCGAGGGACGAGATTGATAAGACACACAATGATGCATAAGTGGTCGTCTGCTTATGTAGCTTTAGCTTTTGTCAGAGTTTCTAGTATGGTTATAGTCGACGTGAACATTTGTCTTGTGAAATTGTACTTCTTGTAAGCCCACAaaatcatatcatatcatatGGAAAAATcaccatatattttttttttttgaacgtTCTGCTACATCGTACAAATGTTGCAGCATATGTATCGTCATTATATGACCTAGCTCACATGAAACTTAGGGAACTTGTGAAAAATGACATCTCAACAACACCAATGTCCAGCTTTAAATCACATGCATAGTCCGGCTTGCAGTAAACAGTCAAATGCACTTGCCTAGTATGGTAAGAAGTCTCATGTGGTTGATAACAGAGTTGTCCTGTTGTTCCTTTGTCAATGCCTCATCGAGGGAGTGGTGTGTCATCTTTTGGGTCGTCTATGAATTTATGTTTGTCTTCTAATTAAGCCGTTTGGCCATGAATAAGATTACGAATATTTGATATAATATTTAGAGGTTATTTCAAGTAAGTGTTTGTTTATTAAACTGGTCTATTATTTTAGTGTTGTTTCAAGATGTGCTTCCTTTAATACATCCATCACGGGACAATACTGCGCAATCTTCTGGTGAAATTGCAGTCTCTCTTATCATCAAGTTTAGAGTAAAACTGGTCACTTTTCTCCTgaagaaaagattttttttccGCGTGCGCGGGGAAGAGAGAGCTTTTGATCCAAAGGAGCACAATAACGAAGAAGGAGGACAGAGATAGAGGGGCAGGGGAGAGAGCAATGAGGTTGCGTTTTCGCAACATGTTACTGCATTTGATTCTGTCCTAAGAATGCAGAACAGGAAAAGATGGGAAACCATCCCTATTCCCTACAGATAAAGGCACAGCGGCAACGCTAATCTTGGCAATTTGCCATCTTTGATgagtttttcctcttcttttttttttttttttccttttttcctttaaaTTGTTATTTGCAGTGCCTTGGGTTTTCTAAAAGAAAAAGAGCAAAGGCTCAAATATATCTTGGATTATACGATTTAGAACAAATTTATTCTCCGTTAAAAACATATCTTCTTTTTACCCCTGTTGTTACCAAAATGACTCAAATTTGCCATTCTGGCCTAAGAGCAGCAGCATAAAGGGTAAATTTAGAATATTAGTAACTTTAAGGGCAAATCCGGATCATTTGGAGAGTTAAAAGGCAAACTATTTTACTTCAATCCTACCTAGAAGCAAATAATGTATTGTTGTTTTAACTAAAAGATTTCCTACAATACGACATCGGAACTATTCGAAATTTGGTTTGGATAAGTCATGTAATAAACGTAGAAAGATAATAAATTATCATAATTAAGTTAGGGtttgtatacggtcgaaatcagaTATGCCCGATTCCGTAGGCTCGAGGGCTCGTTTCGAGAACAAGTTCAAAATAGACCGGGCTCGAGCCCCATAGCGGAGTACAAGACTCAATGATCGAAGTGCTCGATAATCACCGAGGCCATGTATGACCAACCTCGAGATAATACCGTTACGGttttgtatacggtcaaaatcgagaAGTATGATTTTGGAGTCTTAAATCGGGCTATAGGCTCGAGTCCGGGAGACTCGAGGTATGGGGGAGATTCGGCTATCGAGGAAGCTGATCAAAGGCCTGGCGCGGCCTGCATCGAGGACATCATAATCTCGAAGTCAATCAATAAAGAGCGaaaatttctcaaggacacgtggatcTGGGCATTAATTATAGGATAAGAGTTGTATAAAATAGTACAGGTCCGTACTAGACCGTTATACACCCGTACCAATAGGATTCTATATTGGGgtttttccctcctatataaaggggaccccaatcattttgtaagGCATCAGATCATTTTTACAACAATAGAACATTCTTATTCTTCTCTTGTTTAACGTGCTCAGCAATTACTTTTCAACTTTATTgcctttactttattgttcataccTTTTTGGTCTTAGCTGACCTCGAGGTCCTTGGATAGACGAGCTCGAGGCCCCCTACTGTTTCAGCAACACTGATTTGATTCATTATTTCTTCTTACTTAAGCTTaatattacttgtttaatcactagtattaaaatatatcacatatctttaaaatcacaaaaatatctttaattattactcacattttttgaggtaaacagtttggcgcccaccgtggggctaaagaaaatagtgattattttagtgctagttttctgataacacacgttattctttacactttttcttgttaATTATTTTTGATTTCAGGCCAAAATATGTCTAGCACCCAAGATGCACCTGCTCATGACAGTGAATGACTTGGGGAAAGCAGCGACATAGGGCTCGGTGTACCACTTGTAAACCTTGAGAGAGTGCCAAACGTGGAGCCAGTTGACATCAGCTCCCACAACGCTCTAAACACGGAAGCAGGCACAGACCCCTTAAGGAATGGACGCAAGGAAACCCAGGCTGGAGGCCAGGAAACACGATGAtcggaagaaggaggagtcagcctccgggtgatattcgagatgctgcaagctcagcaagtcaACATCGCTCAGCTTCAGAGTCAGAACAGGACTCCTAACACCACCGAACCAGTAAATACACAACACGAACCTGTGCTTGAAAGGCCCATTGAAAGCGGCTCGGGGACTGGCCCCacaatcatgaaaatgctcgaggaactgacTAAAAGAATCGAGTCAGGAGAAAAGAGGATAGAAGAAAACGATAAAAAGGTGGAAACTTACAACTCCCGGGTGGACCAAATACCGGGAGCGCCTCGAGTTTTGAAGGGACTAGATGctaaaatatttatacaaaaacCTTTCCCCTCGAGTGCGGCTCCGATGCCCATTCCCAAGAAGTTTCGCATGCCCGATATACCGAAGTACAATGGGACAACGGACCCTAACGGATATATTATTTCGTACACTTGTGGGATCAAAGGAAATAACTTGAATAATGCCGAAATCGAGTTAGTATTATTGAAAATGTTTGGAGAAACGCTATCAAAAGTAGCTATGatctggtatcacaacttagctcctaattctattgattcatttgctatatTGGCGGATGCCTTCGTAAAAGCACacgccggggccataaaggtggccacaAGAAAATCAGACGAATTCAAGATAAGGCAGAGTGACGACGAAatgctaagggagttcgtgtccCGGTTTCAGATGGAAAGGATGAAATTACCCCCGGTCTCCGATGACTAGGCGGTTCAGGCCTTCAtgcaaggtttgaatgaaagGAGCTCGATAGCATCTCGATAGCTAAATcagaacttgatcgagtatccagctgtgacaTGGTCGGACATGCACAATCGGTATCAATAGAAAATTAGGGttgaggatgaccagttgggagccctaTCAGGCTCAGTTCACCCTAACAAATTTGCAGTCAAACCCTCGAGGGACACAAATCGGGGATCAAGATTCAACAAGGAAAGATATCAACCGTACATCGAAGATAGAAGGAACATTTCAAGGCGCAATGTACCTCGAAATGATCAAAGAATATATCAAGGCCAAAGCTCCTCGGGATTCATGGGCAAAATCGGGTCCGACAGGCGCTCGGGGACAGTAGAGGCCCCAaaattatcagaatacaacttcagtgtCGACGCCTTAAATATTGTCTCGGCCATTGGCAAAATTAATGACACTAGATGGCCTAAGCCAATACAGACAGATCCTTCTCAGAGAAACCCTGACTTAATGTGTAAGTAGCATGGCACTCACAGGCATAAGATCGAGGATTGCAGACAGCTTAGAAAGGAGGTAGCTCAACTATTCAATGTGGGGCACCTTCGTGAATTTCTCAATGACTTGACCAAAAACCATTTTCGGGAAAGAGATGCAAATAGGAAGAATGAACCTGAAAACCCccaacatgtcattcacatgatcatcaAAGGAGCCGACGTCCCATAGGGACCTACATTCAAACGCACTAAAGTGTCCATCATAAAGGAAAAATGGACTCAGAGCTATGTGCCCTACGACGCCCTATCATTTTGCGACAATGAAGCAGAAGATGTATCCCAGCCTCACAACGACGCCCTGGTAATCTCTATTCTTTTGAATAAAATTTAGGTTAAatgtgttttagtggatccaggtagctcagcgaACATAATAAGATCGAGGGTCGTGAAACAACTCAATTTGAAAGGTCAGATTGTACATGCATCCCGGGTGctgaatggcttcaacatggcaagtgaaacaacgaaggAAGAAATTATCTTGCCCATAAACGTAGCCAGGACCATACAAGACACCagattccatgtcatcgaaggtgacatgaggtataacgcactcctcgggaggccatggatacacAATATGAGGGCAGTGCTTTTGACTCTCaatcagatgatgaagttcccgaCAGAGGAAGAAGTGAAAATAGTCCACGGAGAACAGCATGCTGCAAAAGAGATGTTCACAATCGATGAAGCGGTGCCGATACCGGAACCCTTGACCTCGAAGACATCGACCTCAAAAGGTAAGCAGGTGGCAAAGTAGTAGTCACAACTCTGAGCCTCAAAGAAAGCAGAATAACAGGTAATTGGAGGTGAAGAAAGGAATTCTCCAGATCCTCGAACCCTCGCTGTTCCCGGAAAGGCTGATGCTATCGCTAAAAGGAAAGGTACACCTGAGAACGAGAAGTAGTCCCCGTTCTCAAGAAAAAACTCATTTAATTTCTTGTTGAAAATATAGATCACATTGCTTCGATATGACAGGGATTCCGCTCGATGGATAAATAGATAAAATAGTTAAAACTTATATTGATTATATGACTGGTTAAGTCCCTATGCGCAGAGGACCACTTTAATTCATTTGTAGGAAATAGTCAATGTTTCGGGGCAATACGACACGAAGCTCATTCCAGAAAGGCGTTCCCTCTGAGTTGGGGCGACTGAGCTTCTCGGCCTTCGCGGCGTCAGGTCAGGGCACCAAAATTAGGGCACTGAAATCATACGCGACCAGGCCAAGGTCCTCGGAGATATCATGGTCACAGACAGCAAGACCTCAGATTTGTTGGTAAAGGAACTTACAGGCTCGACATAATGGAGCCTCTCAAAGGCTCGTGCTCTCGAGAATGCCCCTTCCTACACGAAGGCCGCATGTTATAGAGCatatgttgcactctttttcccttagctcggattttgtcccaaatgggttttaccggcaaggtttttaacgaggcaacacctatatgctacctGAGGAACgaccaacaagtattcaaggcttcttttcaagtaacctcgaatactggggggcatcaccctcggagattacatttttgggaaaaatatttcaTGCCTAAATgggcctcgataggaaaactttataatgggccaaatggtcaaacgagccgtgtccatatagaatagccGAGCCCCGGTAGCTAAACATGTACACATGTATCAACTATTTGAAGAAACATTCAGGTTACATCAAAAATACTTTGTATCTCATACAAGCTCTACACTTACAATCCTAAATGGCTTAAAAGCTAAAACATAGAAGCACCCCGAGTACTCAAGGACTGCCATCGAAATTCGAAttaataagacctcaaagaggcaccccttcGAAACAAAGGCTAAGGCCAATATTCTCGGGGTTTAACTTCTCGAACAAGTTCGGAAAGTTATCGGGGAACAAGTCCAAGTGGCATACCCGAAGGCTACGGCCATACTAAAGACTACGATCATTTAAAGGCTACAACCAAATAAAAGACTATGGTCAtataaaggctacgaccaaataATGCGGCTCGGAGGCGTCCGACTTCCTCTATCAATTAaaaggccttcaaacactttgtaAAAACTCGTTAAATCAAGCTACCCtcaggaaaagaaaaatacaaagcgCTTCGATAAATTAAGCCCTCGAAAATTCCAAGGGTTTCGATAACACCGGCCCTTGGAAACACCTCAAGAGGTGTTCGATTATTTTTACACAAACAAATCATTAATAAGGTTCCGATATGTTGAACTTTGAAAAAAAATCTACGGGTGCAAAAAACACGTGCCAAGGCATAATTTCCACTAAGTCTTTTAAGCCAAAATGAGGAAAAAATTATATAGCCATTCTAAGAGGCCGAATCGGCCCAActtaagagcctaagggccaatatataAGAGACTAAGGGCCGATaaataagagcctaagggccgataaataagagcctaagggccgatatataagagcctaaAAGGCTTAAAACTTATAGTTTGAAGACTCCGCTTTCATTTCGATTCAGACTCGAGGTTCACAAAATCCCGATCCAATAACGAGTTGATTTAAACTCGGTTTGAAAATTATTATAAAGATCTAAGGGTTTGTAATACCCGAACCAATCCTCGAACCAATCATTCAAATGAAGTTTTTCATAAATAAAGGCGATGTTGAATACAGGTCTTGTTAAAACCAGCACTAGCCAAAGAGGAGATAAAAGTCCTTCTTGAATTTCCAAAAGATGATATTTACACAAGGAAGGCTTATAAGGAAACAAAATAAAGTAACCTAAAAACTACTTTGGGGCCACACCCTTAGCAGCTGCTTCTTCAGGAGTCACATATCGGGAGCCCCATCCTCGGCGGCTTCATCCTCGTCTCCTTCACCCTTTGAGGCACTGGCTGAATATTCCTCATCGGTAAGTAGAGCGAGCACCTCTTCTTCCAAAGCCTTCTCCACTTCAATATCAGCCGAAAGGTCGAAGCCGCGGGCATGTATTTCCTCGAGGATCATCCTCCGGGATTGTCGTCTAGCATGGTCGAGGGCACTTGCTAATTTAACCTTCACCATAAAAGAGATCTCCCTTGCCCGAGCATTATCTTCCTCGACATCGGCTCGATATGAAGCCATAATTGCTGCAACATTAGATTTGGCCTTGGCCAACTCAGCAACATATCTGATTTTAAGCTCCTCAATTTCAAGGTCCCGAGCTAGGCTCTCCTCCTTCGCGCCTCGAAGATGGCATTCAAATGAAGCTAACTGCTCTTTTAGAGTTTCCTTCTCAGAAGCGAGATCATCCATACCTCGCCTCAAACCCAAGGCATTAGCTTCTTTTATCTTAAGCTCCACCCGAAGCTACGCCTCCATATAGGCTTTCTAACTGAACGCACCAAAATGCAAGCACTTCAACTG from Nicotiana sylvestris chromosome 12, ASM39365v2, whole genome shotgun sequence encodes the following:
- the LOC104244791 gene encoding delta(3,5)-Delta(2,4)-dienoyl-CoA isomerase, peroxisomal — protein: MDYKSLKIIQKSPTSRVYYLYLNRPGQFNALSRDFFTEFPKAISSLDHNPDVAVIILAGSGKHFCSGIDLQTLSDGFKETHAADHGRNVVKLRRHIKFLQEAVTALESCSKPVIAAVHGACIGGSIDIITACDIRYCCSDSFFSVKEVDLAITADLGTLQRLPSIVGFGNAMELALTGRRFTASEAKDLGLVSKIFTSKEALMEGVNVVAEEIAAKSPLAVIGTKAVLLKSRDLTVEQGLDYVATWNSGVLLSDDLKEAISAHNEKRKPRFAKL